One genomic region from Augochlora pura isolate Apur16 chromosome 7, APUR_v2.2.1, whole genome shotgun sequence encodes:
- the LOC144472228 gene encoding ribosome biogenesis regulatory protein homolog codes for MDIVQSILENETQEKDTRKSVEVQKDVDVETDLGTLLALDYNNLDVKTLKSEQEKYLTNLTRDNVQILINKIWELPIERVEEIIVAKLPKPNYVLPRARQIPKPKPLTKWQQFAKEKGIKSKKKNKSKLKWDDELQKWIPTFGYKRSKAEEQKEWLVEVNDENKVKEDPFAKAKSAKAERQSKNELQRLRNIAKAKNIKVPQVGLPTKEYFPDSQQLSQAITVARTSTASVGKFQNRLPKEKDAKGIAKQVPGMKRKAEAPPRNLQDEKKRNKDLADNILNKNTKIFREDFSIPKLKPAKTQAKVKKGKKGVKSTGSKKPKAGKGKRDMRLKMGGRKRR; via the exons ATGGATATCGTCCAatcaattttggaaaatgaaacgCAGGAGAAGGATACACGTAAATCTGTTGAAGTACAAAAGGATGTGGATGTTGAAACAGACTTGGGAACTCTTCTAGCATTGGATTATAATAATCTAGACGTGAAAACACTAAA aTCCGAGCAAGAAAAATACTTAACAAATTTGACAAGAGATAACGTCCAgatattgattaataaaatttgggAACTTCCAATAGAACGGGTTGAGGAGATAATAGTGGCAAAGTTACCGAAACCTAATTACGTATTGCCTAGAGCCAGACAGATTCCAAAACCAAAACCGTTAACCAAATGGCAACAGTTTGCCAAGGAAAAGGGTATCaaatctaaaaagaaaaataagtcTAAACTTAAATGGGATGACGAATTACAG aaatgGATACCCACATTTGGTTACAAACGCAGTAAAGCTGAGGAACAGAAGGAGTGGTTGGTTGAAGTTAACGATGAAAATAAGGTCAAGGAAGATCCATTTGCGAAAGCAAAGTCAGCAAAAGCAGAAAGACAGTCGAAGAATGAACTACAAAGACTGCGTAACATTGCCAaagcaaaaaatattaaagtaccACAAGTTGGTCTTCCTACAAAGGAATATTTCCCTGATTCTCAACAACTGTCTCAGGCCATCACTGTTGCCCGAACATCAACAGCATCTGTTGGCAAATTCCAAAATAG GTTaccaaaagaaaaagatgCTAAAGGAATTGCAAAACAAGTGCCTGGTATGAAACGGAAAGCAGAGGCGCCTCCACGGAATTTGCAAGATGAGAAGAAACGCAACAAAGATTTAGCagataatattcttaataaaaacaCTAAAATTTTCCGCGAGGACTTTTCCATTCCAAA ATTGAAACCTGCCAAAACGCAAGCCAAGGTAAAGAAAGGCAAAAAGGGAGTGAAAAGCACGGGATCAAAGAAACCAAAAGCAGGAAAAGGGAAACGTGACATGCGTTTGAAAATGGGCGGTAGAAAGCGAAGATAG